The proteins below come from a single candidate division WOR-3 bacterium genomic window:
- a CDS encoding 4Fe-4S dicluster domain-containing protein, with product MKKYLLTRQELSQLLDRLAKETNLYAPVKDKTGATWGKVKNTAEVHLEEVNTREPAKGFIFPRCEVLLRFDQKGNALEPEPPEEQIVFGIRPCDARAIAFLEKFYTIEGKTDPYVKARREKTTFIGLACNRTAPTCFCLALGGSPHDATGMDLLLTDLGDLFLAEPLTAKGEKLIAGYPEAKNEHLTAGAKLRKKAEAEIPLRIDTAKLQEVLPKAFASKIWETLALNCVNCGACTFLCPTCHCFDVTDETVRGSTVRCRVWDSCQFTLYSRHASGHNPRLDPRARYRNRVMDKFYYTVEQAGVISCVGCGRCIIACPANIDIRTTVERLLKEFPEE from the coding sequence ATGAAGAAGTACCTCCTCACGCGGCAGGAACTCAGTCAGCTCCTTGACCGCCTGGCAAAGGAAACCAATTTGTATGCACCGGTAAAGGACAAGACCGGTGCCACCTGGGGGAAAGTCAAAAATACGGCGGAAGTCCATCTTGAAGAGGTAAACACCCGGGAACCGGCAAAGGGGTTTATCTTCCCGCGCTGCGAGGTCCTCTTAAGGTTTGACCAGAAGGGCAATGCGCTTGAACCCGAGCCTCCCGAGGAGCAAATTGTCTTTGGCATCCGACCCTGCGATGCCCGGGCAATCGCATTTCTTGAGAAGTTCTATACCATTGAAGGCAAGACCGACCCTTATGTCAAGGCAAGACGGGAAAAGACAACCTTTATCGGGCTTGCCTGCAACCGCACCGCGCCCACCTGCTTCTGTCTTGCCCTCGGTGGTAGCCCGCACGACGCAACCGGTATGGATTTGCTTTTGACCGATTTGGGTGATCTTTTCCTCGCCGAGCCGCTAACCGCAAAAGGGGAGAAACTGATTGCCGGTTATCCTGAGGCAAAGAATGAACACCTGACCGCAGGGGCAAAACTGAGGAAGAAGGCAGAGGCGGAAATCCCTTTGCGCATTGACACGGCAAAACTGCAAGAGGTCCTGCCAAAGGCGTTTGCGAGCAAAATCTGGGAGACCCTTGCCCTTAACTGCGTCAACTGCGGCGCCTGCACATTTCTCTGCCCGACCTGCCACTGCTTTGATGTCACCGATGAGACAGTTCGTGGCAGCACGGTTCGCTGCCGGGTCTGGGACTCCTGCCAGTTTACCCTTTACTCCCGGCATGCCTCTGGTCATAACCCGCGCCTTGACCCAAGAGCAAGGTATCGCAACCGGGTGATGGACAAGTTCTACTACACGGTTGAACAGGCGGGCGTAATCTCCTGCGTTGGTTGCGGCAGGTGTATCATTGCCTGCCCCGCAAATATTGACATTCGCACGACAGTGGAAAGACTGCTCAAGGAATTTCCGGAGGAGTAA